Below is a window of Halomicrobium mukohataei DSM 12286 DNA.
CGTCTCCTCGCTCGGTGACGTGACCGTCACGAACGACGGCGTCACTATCCTCACGGAGATGGACATCGACAACCCGACCGCCGAGATGATCGTGGAGGTCGCCGAGGCCCAGGAAGACGAGGCCGGCGACGGCACGACGACCGCCGTCTCCATCGCGGGCGAACTGCTGAAAAACGCCGAGGAGCTCCTCGAACAGGACATTCACCCGACGGCGATCATCAAGGGCTTCGACCTCGCGTCGACGGAAGCCAAGAACCAGATCGGCGAGATCGCCACGTCCGTCGATCCCGACGACGAGGAACTGCTCAAGAAGCTCGCCGAGACCTCGATGACGGGGAAGGGCGCGGAGCTCAACAAGGAGCTGCTCGCCCAGCTCATCGTCGACGCGGTCAACGCCGTCACCGTCGAGGCCGCGGACGGCTCGGTCATCGCCGACCTGGAGTTCCTCAACATCGAGACCCAGACCGGTCGCGCGGTCTCGGACTCGGAGCTCATCGAGGGCGCGGTCGTCGACAAGGACCCGGTCCACGAGGAGATGCCGACCACCGTCGACGACGCCGACGTGCTCCTGCTCGACACGCCGATCGAGCTCGACGAGACCGAAGTCGACGCACAGCTCTCCGTCGACGACCCGAGCCAGCTCCAGAACTTCCTCGACAAGGAAGAACAGCAGCTCGAAGAGATGGTCGACGCCATCGCCGCGACCGGCGCGAACGTCGTCTTCTGCCAGAAGGGCATCGACGACATGGCCCAGCACTACCTCGCCAAGGAGGGCATCCTCGCCGTCCGACGGGCCAAGAAGTCCGACATCGAGTTCCTCCGAGAGGTGCTCGGCGCGAACATCGTCTCCGACGTACACAACGCCACCGCCGACGACCTCGGCCACGGCTCCGTCCGCCGGGACACCGAGGAAGAGCTCTTCTACGTCGAAGGCGCGGGCGAGGACGCACACGGCGTCACGCTCCTCCTGCGTGCCTCCACCGACCACGTCGTCGACGAACTCGAACGCGGCGTCCAGGACGCGCTCGACGTGGTCGCCTCGACCGTCGCGGACGGCCAGATCCTCGCCGGTGGCGGCGCACCCGAGGTCGAACTCGCCAGCCGCCTGCGAGACTACGCGGACGGCGTCGAAGGCCGCGAACAGCTGGCCGTCGAGGCCTTCGCCGACGCGCTGGAACTCATCCCGCGCACGCTCGCCGAGAACGCGGGACTGGACTCCATCGACTCGCTGGTCGACCTGCGCGCCGCCCACGAGGGCGGCGACGTACAGGCCGGCCTCGACGTGTACAGCGGTGACGTGGTCAACACGCTCGACGAGGGCGTCGTCGAGCCGGCCCACGCGAAGCGACAGGCGATCTCGTCGGCTGCCGAGGCGGCGAACCTCGTGCTCAAAATCGACGACATCATCGCTGCTGGTGACCTCTCGACCAGTGGCGGCGACGAGGAAGGCGGTCCCGGCGGCGCGCCCGGCGGCATGGGCGGTATGGGCGGCGGCATGGGCGGCATGATGTAGGAGCGGCGAGCGCAGCGAGGCGCTCCGAACTGCCGAGCGGGAGCGAACGGAGTGAGCGACACGCGAGGCAAGCCCACTTTTTGCTACACTCGCGGCCTAACGGCCGCTCGTTCGCGAAAACTTGGGGAAAAAGCGCGTCGGGCTCCAGTCGCGGCGCGTCCGCGCCGCGGTAGTTACTCGCCCCGACCGGTCCCTTCGCGACCGGAGAACCGGGCGACCTGCCGAGTCCTTCGGACCGCTCGGTCGCCCGGACGCTCGCAGTATTGGGTCCTTGCGTTCACTTTTACTTTCACTCCGGTTGGCTCGTATATTTATACAACCCTCATGAAGACACTCGGTGTATGCGATCACCACTCGAAATCGAAAATCGAGAGCAGTACTGGCTCCGAAGTCGAGATGTGAGTGACTCGTCGACGGTCGCTGGCGACGACTACTTCTCGGAGTACGATATCCTACGCGCCGACGAGATGACCACCGCAGATCTCCCACAAGCAGACAGCGACACCGTTCGGGAGATCGATCGTGACGCACTCGACCAGGAAATTCTCACCGGGAAGTGGCAGATCACGGGGTCGCCTGAACGAATCGAAGACCTGTTTCCGAAGCTCGTCGCCGACGCTGAGGACGGAATCGTCTGGGCGGTCAAGGCCATGACGACGTTCGGCTTCGAGAACCTCCCGATGTACGATGAGTACGTCCTGGCCGTCTACACACCGAATTACTTCGACCATGGAGACGTTCACCGCGTCAGGGACTACATCCGCACGGAGTACGGCGAGACTGGGGAGTTGTACTACAAGCCCGACATCTACACGAAGAAGGGTATCGACGCGACCACGGTCGGTAAATTCGGGCTTTCGACCCCTGCTCGATACGTCGAGTGAGAGCGATTCGATGACTGCCGACTACGATATCTGACCGGCCACACCCTCCGACGCCAAGGCGATGCTCGTCGCCCACGTCGCGGCCATCTTCGAACACGGTCCCGACTCGTACGCCGACCGACAGGTTGTGGTGTGGATGACTAAACCCGAGGGAAGGTT
It encodes the following:
- the thsB gene encoding thermosome subunit beta codes for the protein MSQRQMQGQPMIILGEDSQRMKDKDAQSHNISAARAVAESVRSTLGPKGMDKMLVSSLGDVTVTNDGVTILTEMDIDNPTAEMIVEVAEAQEDEAGDGTTTAVSIAGELLKNAEELLEQDIHPTAIIKGFDLASTEAKNQIGEIATSVDPDDEELLKKLAETSMTGKGAELNKELLAQLIVDAVNAVTVEAADGSVIADLEFLNIETQTGRAVSDSELIEGAVVDKDPVHEEMPTTVDDADVLLLDTPIELDETEVDAQLSVDDPSQLQNFLDKEEQQLEEMVDAIAATGANVVFCQKGIDDMAQHYLAKEGILAVRRAKKSDIEFLREVLGANIVSDVHNATADDLGHGSVRRDTEEELFYVEGAGEDAHGVTLLLRASTDHVVDELERGVQDALDVVASTVADGQILAGGGAPEVELASRLRDYADGVEGREQLAVEAFADALELIPRTLAENAGLDSIDSLVDLRAAHEGGDVQAGLDVYSGDVVNTLDEGVVEPAHAKRQAISSAAEAANLVLKIDDIIAAGDLSTSGGDEEGGPGGAPGGMGGMGGGMGGMM
- a CDS encoding putative phosphothreonine lyase domain-containing protein produces the protein MRSPLEIENREQYWLRSRDVSDSSTVAGDDYFSEYDILRADEMTTADLPQADSDTVREIDRDALDQEILTGKWQITGSPERIEDLFPKLVADAEDGIVWAVKAMTTFGFENLPMYDEYVLAVYTPNYFDHGDVHRVRDYIRTEYGETGELYYKPDIYTKKGIDATTVGKFGLSTPARYVE